From the Lemur catta isolate mLemCat1 chromosome 1, mLemCat1.pri, whole genome shotgun sequence genome, the window GCACCGGGGAAAAGTTCAGAATAAATTCCAACATACAAATTTGCAAGTTTGGGAACGTAATTCAACTCTTTTCCACAAAGGAACTAAAATCATTTATGAATACCACGGTTTTCATGATTAAAATCATCATATTAAATTCCAGACCTAGAAGGAAGATAGTCACTTTGCAAACAAGttatcattaaatataaattttacataccGAATAGCAGTGTTGTGgggtgtttaatttttttaatttttcttttttttttttttttttttgagacagagtgtcactttcttgcccgggctagagtgagtgccgtggcatcagcctagctcacagcaacctcaaactcctgggcttaagcgatcctactgcctcagcctccctagtagctgggactacaggcatgagccaccatgcccggctaattttttttgtatatatattttttagttggccagataatttctttctatttttagtagagacggggtctcactcttgctcaggctggtctcgaactcctgacctcgagcgatccacccgcctcggcctcccagagctaggattacaggcgtgagccaccgcgcccggcttaatttttctttaccaagatatttattataaatatccacacttcatattttacatttgtgtgtgtgcacgtgtgcatgcatGTTACCAGAGTCAAAATGTTCCAAGCACAAAGCTTTAGATGATCACATCAGTAGACGGTACATTTCTAAGTACTTCTCAGCTATGGAAAACACCTgtttcttctattaatagttagCTCAGTTTTCAGGCCTTACATCTGTCTGGATATATCCTCAGCATGCAGAGGAAATACATGGCCAAGAGGAAAAACTAACAAGggtgtaaagaaataaaaactgttgCTGGATtgatagaaatataattaaatatctatttttgaaaatcaGATTAATTTGCaccattttccataatgaaaactAAACCAAGAAATAATATacaagttaaataaaatgaaatttaagtttaatttttttttaaaaattggaaagtaGCATTTTATGATATACTtactgcttaaaaaataaaattacagaaatatgGGGCAAGAATAAATGAGAgaagggccaggcgtggtggctcacacctgtaatcctagcacttgaggccaggagtttgagactagcctgggcagcatagtgagaccccatctctacaaaaaatagaaaaatttgtcgggtgtggtggtgtgtgcctgtagtcctagctactcaggaggctgtgccaggaggatcacttgagcccagaagttcaaggttgtagtaagctaatgattacaccactgcactctagcctgggcaacagagtgagaccctatctccaaaaaaaaaaccaagattaagcaagagaaaatgagagagagcaGAGTGGAAGTACATACACTGTAACAGTAGGTATCTCTAAGTGGTGGAGCCATggtgattttaattctttttgttattttatatttgcacTTCACTAGaatttatcaaaagaaatatgtatttcagcataatagagaaaaagcaaaattccaaaatagataaaagtaaaTGACATGTAAAAACGTTAAAAATGCTTAACTCACACAGATTTGCATTGCTTATAAAGAAGCTAAAAAATTATACTTATGGCCCACTTTACAAATACCaaatacaagataaatatttataataaagactttccatcattattttaaaaactgatgtaTTTTTTGGACATTATCTTTACAACACAGAAGGATGTACTTGCTGCTGATGAAATGGTTTCATGGCTAGAACTCTGACTAGAAGACAATCTAATTAGCAGCACATGCAGagcacacacagacccacacgaAACGCCACATGACACTTAGCTTGGGACAAACAGCTTAGGAAgagtgtaatttttttaaagccccaTAGTATTTAATCATGTGTCCTAGATGTGGCTGCTGACTCCTTGGGAAACATCTTACCTGTTTTTCATTAGCCTCAGCTCTCGTTTGCGTGTTGCTTCTTCTGCTAGCTGCTGGGGACTATGCAGACTTCCTGGCGAGGCAGCCATCACCACTCCCTGAGGCAAAGCAGTAGTAGGAGCTCGGATCTGGTAGGTTGGCATGTCACCAGTGGCGGCTGCAGTGAAACAAAATATTCCAAGCTTATATAAACAATTCacaatttgatattttatacaaaattggCCTGGAAATAATACACTTTTTACACATCATAAGACGGGATCTTGTATAAGATGATTATTCTGAGCGTTACAGGAATCTTAAGCATCAAAGATTTTGTTCAGCATTTGGAGCAATGATATTTAGCATACCCTACACATTTCAGGTAGAAAAACGTCCTAATGTATTTCAGACAGGTTTTTATCAAAGGCTAAAGTACACAGGCTTTTCAACTGATAGTTCATTTAGCCTTAAATGGGGAGTGtgctgataaatatttaataaacagcTCTTtgtgggaagggggagaaagcCTTGATCTATAGTGTTTGATGATTCCATTATATCAATATGTCCACCATGGCTTATTTCAAGCTGTCAATGTGACTTCCCTGAATGTAGAGCTGGAAAGAGACATGCACTAAGTAGCACACCATGCAGACAAAACAGATGTAAATAACCGCAAAAGCAcagataaaataattagaaatgagTTTTGAGTACTGatgttgtttttaatataatttatttaagggtttatgtgtgcctgtgtgtgtctgtatatatgtatatttgatttttaataatggttGTTTTAACAACCAGCTCACAAAGAGGCTGAAACTTTAACAATTGGTTGTAGCAAGCCAGTGGGAGCTGGCTCTAGCACAGCActgcaaaaattttaattaagcaGAACATCTCCATCCTCTGAATATTTCAGTTAAGAGATTTTCCTAGACCCTAAATCATGTCTGACATAGTTACTGGATGTCTTTAAATGCAAGTCCTCTTCCCAGAAAATGATTGGGGCACTGGGAGGACTCTAGTTCACTATAAGTTTCAGTTAAAAAActccaaaaagcaaaaaacagcaGAGCTCTACTTAAAACTGGTTTCTCTGGGGAAAGGTAATTTTTGTCATTCTTAGGTTTCCTGGGATAATCATACATTTCTaagtattcatttattaaaaatattttctaagtacaGTGTACTCATACAGTTAGAAGATTTAATATTTACTTAGTATTCAGATTGAATACTAGAAGTAAGTTCTCAAAGTTTCCTAAGTTCTACCCAAAATGTGTCTCTCTCtactgcaataaacatagaaaagacaGATGGATTTGAGTGACGAAACATGTTTCTACCACCAACGCTTTAACTTTGAGAACGTATGGTCCAGAGTTAATCTGACACTCTGATGAGATCGTACAAAATACATGCTCTCTCAACGTTAAATGCAAGAAAAAGGTTTTTGTAAAAGTTATTAATCCTATAAAAATTGGTCTGAATCAAATgtcaaagaaaagaggaaatatagCACTTCCATATTTCATGAAAATGTGTTATACCCATTGAGTAAGAGCTGAAATTTTACCCATGGGAGACAATGACTTTTTCACCTAAATGGGATATTATCACTGAAAATAGACaagcagtttaaaaaatttaaacaaaaatcaactgaTCTATGTGCTTCTATTTGGGTATATACCAGGTTTTTCCTCCCCTAGGGCTCTAGAATTAggtgaaagaataaaacaataaaaaacatagTTTTGAGGGAAGCACACTTGAAGGTCTTCATAGAATTAATGAAAATACCATTTATAAGGCTGTAATGCCTCTTCCTTCGACAAGGTGATAAATAGTAACTGTGATTAATGATCACCTGCAAAATCTCTATTTAATAAACTTGGGAAAATTCCtcaatttgtttttatgattattCAAAATACTGTATACATAGATGTCTCAATAAATGTCACAGGAAATTTTATAGCTTTGAAATATTCACGAAGGTCATTTTAAAACTGGTTATAAACTAACTCAAGAGcttttttaaatatcttagttGTCAGAGGAGCTGGAGTGGAACATAGAATAACACAGTTCTCCCCTCTTTTCTCTTTACCCACATCTAGGGAAGAAGGTTATGGGATAATAAAGGCTGAAACAATGGAACAGCTGGAGGCTATGTGGGCTTTCTAAACTGGGAACAATAGCCAGTGACGAATGAGAAGTTTACGGGTCACCGTGTGGACATTTGCAGGCAGCATGGATGTGGACCTCGGCCGAGGGTTCTTTCCAAACATGCTCACAAAGAAGTGCAATGAAATTAATAGAAACCCACAGAGGGGTTCATTACACTCTCTAGTTTTGTACACATTTGCTATTTGCCGTAATATGAAGTTACAGCAAAATGCTCACATTGTATGCAAAAGctagttttcttaaaaatcttttttttttttttaaaaaaaaaggggcgGGAAGAGGGTAGGTTTGaatacagatgaaaaataaagtccattCATTGGCCTTATATTTACCAGAGATGGTTTTAAACAACTTTTGCTGTTTCCAAAAGCCACAACCACCCTCAAAGGACCAAATTTGGCACCATGAAGGATAATGGCAATCCCAAAAGAAGCATCTTGAAACATTTTGAGCaatagctcagaaaaaaaaaaaaatcacttgaaaatAACTTGGAAGGGGATGATGTATTTGGACGTATTAGTTCTGAGATGTTAGATAAATTGGgttttattacaatttttcaGATATATCATATATTCGTTTATTTCCTTCAACAAAAGTCAAAGAATACACCTCATTGGTCCAAACGAGAAATATGAATTAGCGTAAATTAGTAGGAACTAGTATAAACTTCTATAATATCCCAAAGACTCTATATGAGGGTGCCCTTCTAATGGTCAATGGATAAATTCCATATACTCAAGTGTAACCTTATTAGCAAAGTACATTAAACAGATATGGGCAAAGAGAACctcttgtttttgaaaaaaatctaaatgtcaaaaagttttatttttgaaacatattaTAAAAAGTGTTTGACTTAGTTAGCTTCAGGTTTCCAATATTATAAATTCAGTGGTAATTCACAGCAGAGTAGATGCCAAGGATCACATTTCAGAGAACAATCCTGCATCCTTCAATGACATGTCCTTATTCTTGCACTTATAAAGGCCAATTCCTGTCCCATCTAACTACTCCAAGtgtccaaattattttttattgtagaatttcatttttgtattctgaAAATTCATGAGTCATCCGTGGGGGCCTAAAAGTCATGACTGAagaaagataataagaaaaagatattgaACATATTCACTTTATTCTCaggagagcaaaaactttaagtCAGGGGGTACACCTTTTTAACCTTGGTATGCTATAGAATCTAGCACAGTACTTGACCTGTAAGGGGTGCATCATGAGTTTATGTGTGCATTATGAAGTAAATTTTGATCTTCCTGGGGTTTTGCATAAGGCCACTGTCATTTGGAATGTTTAAAATAAGTGGTCCTTCTTATAGACTTGTATTCTTACAGCTAAGTCTTTAAGTCTTTAACACTAAGACATGGGAAGCCCTACAAGATACTATGTCTTTAGTCACAATGACCTTTCTTGAAAAAAGGCATTATTTCCTAAATCTTCCCTTAGATAGGCTTTGGATACATCTAACATGGCATTTTAGAAGCAGAGGAGTTCTAATTATAATGTGTTTCCAACCATCTAACTCctcacatgaaatttttttttttttttaggttcaGTATCAAATATTTCGTGGGAAAGAAAATTCCTAGAACTCTCCATTCTGGTGGTTAACGTCATACCTCTCTTGGCAAGCTTTAAACACGATACAGCAGAAAGAGCATGGGATTTGGAGTCTGGGTTCtagtccagctctgccacttaccagccatgtgacttggggcaagttcagtttcctcatctgtaaaatggggatacattatctcatttaatactcacaataaACCCTGTAAGGTATGTcaaagtgtctagcacagtgcctggcacatggtacgCATTCAGAAAATGTTagttcccttcctcttcccttgctTAAGTTCTGAAAGACAATGTTCCAAATTATGCTTATACTGTATATTACTTAAAAGGCATATAACATCCGTAAATATGTCTTCCCCTGGACTTTCCCTCCTAACAAACCCAGGGAATCAAAATGTATGGCtcttattccttattttattaaaaaatatgcctaataaaaaacttccaaaatttataatatattttcatgtatctttagagaataaattattaaaagatagCATAAAATGTCCTTTCGACATATATAATCACTTAAAATAGAACCCCAAAGGTGGAGAatcacaaatgaataaatgatatacTCTTGTCAGACTGgtaataagaaaactaaaaaaacccacagattagagcaggaaacaaagaaatgagaaaccCAGCCCAACGCCTATCTTGATAGCTTCTAAAGTGAAACAAGTTATTGACACCCCAAATGatgttaattttatttgcttgtttggttatttatttattgactgagATATCTACAGTATTGAATAAAAACATCTCTATAGAGAGACTTCCTACCTTCAGATGTCATTTCACTATGTATCTCTAATCCTAAATACACCTAAGTGAGCAATGGAGATAACTTATAAGTCAGACTTAGCAGTGGGGGGGCTTCTTTCCCTTGCTCCATTAAGCTAAGACATCTCCACTTGTTCTggttctctccctccccccagcccagtGTTCCCAACACCCAGTGCCTGCTTATCCCCACCTGGTGTCCCACATTGTCAAAAAAGTTCCCCTTCTCCATTGCTCCATTTTCTCCAGGAAAATTAAATCCCACATAAAAACGACTAAGCattgaacattttcaaatttgttccAATTACTATAACACATAGACCACATAGAATTAAGTCATCaaaattttttcagctttattgagggataattgacaaaaatggtatatattcaaggtgtacaatgtgatcctttgatatatgtatacacagtgaaatgattaccacaatcaaccTAAGTAAGTTACAGATAAGGGACCTGCTTAAATCATTGATTAAGTGAAAATCTTAAGAGTCAAAATCTATATTAAAGATGGGAAATTATGAATACTGAGATTTAATGTTCTATATAATAGCAAATATATGCTCTATTGTCCTATGACAGTAATAACAAATATTCTAGGAAGAAACTTCCATTTCAACTACTTAAAATGATGCTAACTTCACTGTATAAATTTTATAGGCAGTGTGTGGCATGCTTGTGTAATTCATGTTACATTAgcattaatttattaatgtcaAGTGAATTTTGAGGAGCAATGTAATATGGTATGAGCAGAACCAGGAGTCTGAAGACTCAAACTGGGTCACTACTTGCTAGATCTGTGAACTTGGATATCATATGCCCACTCTGACCCGTGTTTAGTTCTACGTGCAACGAAGACAACAGTATCTGCCCTCTATCACTCCTTTTCAGCATTTAAATATGGTTTCCTCAGTGAGGCCTACCCTGATCCTTTAACCTATATTTCCTGCTTCCTGTACATCACTCACAACCTGATagtttccttcatagcactttcTATGActtgtatttatgtttatttgtaacataaagtgactttttattttaaagtttacataaaTGCAAAGTatcatcataattattttattaggcAATATATTCATAGAGCAAATAAAGCAGggtaaagtgaaataaatatactgaattatatttcattaaacatttttcaaaagtagtAGGAAAACAGTATAATAGCAACTTTCAATTTCATTCTCCATGCAGATTTGGAGTTTTACTGAAACTTAAAGTGGACAAGTGACTTGTTATTTCCAACATGAGTATACTTGTTCTGCCACCAACTTCAAGAAGCTATCACAACCAAATAGGAACCACtcttttatatgaaaatttccaaacaaaaatCATTGCCAATAGCCTCCTGGTACAAAggtgagataatatatatatccTTGTTGTCATGTAGCAAATGTTAACTCAGATACTATTTTCTAAGTTTGAATAGTTGGAAAGTTTGTTCTTAACAATTCAGAAATCCAGCCTGAATATAACTTATTAAGACTCAGAGTCTAACAAATATGAAATTATGCTCCTAGCATAATGAGcttatgaataaaacaaaaaaattctaataaaaatttaaattatgccCAACAGAATCAATAATTTAATCCTGTAAACTAtagatatttactttttatatctgATTTCATGATCCTATAGGTAAATGCTGCTAAAATCTTTTCCAGACAAGTGTTTTAGGAGCCTGATTTTGGTCTAGATCAGAGTTTTTCAAACTGTAAGTTGTACACCACTAGTGGGTCATAAAATCAATTTCATGGGTCAAgaatagcatttttttaaaaaagaaagaggacagaaaaggAAGTATGAGTATATCACATGCAGGaagtattatgtttaaaatttgtttcatataaatgtatgtacacacacatacacacaggtcCACTGTGTCATGATACAAAATGTGGGTCATGGTCACAAAATTTGCAGGCCGCTGATCTAGATCAATCCACTTGATTTGCCAGTCCACACAGTGGGCTCAGAACTGAAGATCCAAAGGCCTGGTTCCTAAAGCTGCTTTGCTACCCTTTGAAAAAGTTCCTTAAACCCTGCATTGttctgactctaaaaaaaaagggaaatcaaagttgttattcattttttcaaacaGTACTGATTCTGTGAGAACtgaccagatttttaaaaataatgatttccaaaggcaatcacaatgAGGTCTtgtgaaaaaatgctctacattatttgacattttaaagtttcagcattttgaaaattttaaattggaaaaggCAAATCATGTATAAGCATCATTGGTAAAAGTGTGAAAAGAACCCTTCAAGGATGGTATGTTTATTCTGtaaaaagaaatgcataaaaatgcACCTGCTGTTCACAtggaaaaaatgttcatttatttataagcaATGGTTAAAAacacatagtattttaaaatcattttggtttttttgtaatGATTCTCAGACTTAAGACAAATCAAATGGTGAATAGGAATAAAAGGTTTAGTAAAGAAAGACATAAACCAATAATTCTTAGAAAATAAGAGGCACAAAACTGCCTTTTGGTTCTCAGAAATATATGACATGCAGTATTTGAGGTTATTTTAAGTTCATCTATATCCTATCATAAATTTGTCATTTGAGAACCTCTGCAATCcatagcatttctatataacTTCACAAAAACTTCTCTAAGACAAAAAAATTGCTCCTCAAGCCCATTTAACAAAACAATTTAATACAGGTTTTACTTGCTGGCGACAAGCAAATGTTTCTCTCCAGGAAGAGGGCTGAGACCCGCTAACTTTGAAGAGGGGAATTGTGGTGAAGCTGTTTATAACCATGCATTCTTTCTGAACTCAACTGCAGCTTCAGCACTGGGTTACAGACAAGACCACTGAGTCAACAACACTGCGAGCACACAGAGGTCATTGGGAACCAAGTCTTTCAAAATCACTACTACCTGCAACTAAGAAAAAGCAAACCAAGTCAAAAAAACTCCTGATTACAAATTTAAACACCAGAGGCTGGGGACGCAATTAAAAGACAAGCACTTCCCGGACCGAGCACTAGAGAGCACTGTGAATCTCAGGTTCCTACACATCAGAACTTGATTTTTACTGGGATGAGGAAAGAAACCCTCCAGCCTATACAGCGTCCGTGTCTCCCCGGGCACGTGCAGGGACGACCTGGGCTAGAGGCTCAGCCTCCCACACGAGCTTGCCGGGCAACTCCTCGTCCTACGCAAGCAAGCATTCCGGGTTCATAAAGTGTCCCCCGTCTTCAAGCAGATACTTACCCCACGAGAAACGTTAAAGTGAGGCTTGCAAGAAAAGCTACTCAGGCTAAGCGCGATCCCCGGAGACAGAGGCGGTGGTGAGCTAGTTAACTCTAAATCTGTCACCAGCACTTGACGAAGCAGAAAGGAACTGACTAAATCACAACATGACTCGGAGCTGACGTCAATGTGCAGCTCGCTTGGAGTTTAACTTTTCCACTTCCCCTGCTGAAACGCGATTCCAGGAAATGTAATGACATCAGCCCTTTGAACTCAATTAGCTTGAGGAACAGACCATTTTAAACGCAGGAGGAAAGAAACAAGTAGGTACACAAACATCCATAACACGCAGATTTTTCCTCCTCGCTGGCAGCGACGTTTGAACACAGGAATGAAATCGGAAGCTTAATTTTTTACAACGAGAATGTATGTTTAACTTGTGGCTAGACTGAATTCGCAACAGGTTGCAGATGAAGTAATAGCTTATTTTAGGAGGGCAGAgtggtgtggggggaggagggggagagggggaagaaagagagaaagagagagagagagagaggaagggagagggagagaggagggagagagggagggaggattaCTGCCTTGGACAAGTAAGCAATGTAATActaagcaaagaaacaatcacACCAAGATGCCTTAATAAAGTGAGCTGAATGTATagatatatactttaaaaaatatcttcctaAGTGACTAGGAAAGTAACATTTTGAGATACTCAGATGTCCCTAAATGCTTCctaaagttcaaaaaaaaaaaaatctgcagaatTAATTAAAGCCCCTCTTTAAAAATCTTACCTGTGTCATCTCCAGTGACAGCCATGATGGGCTTCTGCATACAGAACTGTCTTGCTTCCTCTGCCACAGTTCAACATAAAGTGTCCCCAACTAGCAAGTGTGTGCAGGATAAGCAGGAGTACTGACATCACAGTGACATCACTAGCCTATCACTGCCATCAATTTGCTTTGTCACAGACGAGCTCAATGAAACCAAAGCCCTATAAAGCACTCTTCCTGTAATAAACCATCTTAATGCTCTTGTTTCTCAGTTTTACATCAAAATCTGTTGAGATGGCtctggcacaaaaaaaaaaaatctcattaacaTTAAAAGTTACAAGCTTGTATTTTATGAAGCTAGTAGTTCTTTATTGTTGCTGGGGTCCAAGGTTTATAAGTAAACAGAGGGGATaaatcctatatattttttataactgaaaggaaaaaaatacttagaaatttaaACTTcaggggattaaaaaaaatcacattgacAATCAGCACAGGAAAACTGTATTTCATAGACACTTGTAAATTCACCAAGAAAGAAATATGCAGCTATCTTTGTTCACTTAACACATCTGTATTTGCTGAGCCATTTGCTACGCCACCATAAAAGCCAGCTGTTCCTATGGTGACACAAAATTTGCTAATTTCACTTGACGGGAGTagatactgaaattttaaaaatttcctgtgCCAATGTAGCAGGTACTAGATAGCATTCTCCCATAACTACTAGATTGAATCATATGAACTTGCTGATATTTGACCTTTTTGGCccacaaaaatggcaatttcacaTGATTCAATCTAATACATTATTTTACCAGATAAAAGCCCCATGGAAaaagttttgtgatttttaaaattcataaataaatcaaacatactgtttgtaattttttaaaacatttcaaattgtATTTGGACTACTTGTTCAGCACATGAAGAGCTGAATCATAATAGAAAATGTAATGATTATAAGGTCAGACACAAAATTGGTAAATGTTCAATGTAGTATACCAGACCAtagcctggaaaaaaaattattttgcatttccactcACTGCACAAAAATAAGTGACATGTCACTGAGACCTTTTATCTTTATTAGGGGGTTGTTTCCCTTGTATGATTGGAATTCAACCTGACCTTATGACAATGAAATGCCATTCTGCAACATTTTTAACTCATTCAATTAAGCACCTTCCCCTAAAGGCAAAAGACTTTCCACTCAGATGCTTAGGAGGTAAATGTCAGAGAGTATCCATGTTTCTAGTAATTCTCCAGAGTACCAAGGAAGGGGCCTAGGATTTCAACAGAAGACCTCACTTTCATGTGATAAAAGCTTTCTGAACATTTATCAtatgccagggactgtgctaggTACTAAGGATCCTCATCTAACTGGAACTTACCATCTAGGCAAGACAGAGAGCCACAAGACAGCGTGATACATGCCTAAGAAGGGGCAATGGGCACTC encodes:
- the CREM gene encoding cAMP-responsive element modulator isoform X19, which translates into the protein MQKPIMAVTGDDTDEETELAPSHMAAATGDMPTYQIRAPTTALPQGVVMAASPGSLHSPQQLAEEATRKRELRLMKNREAAKECRRRKKEYVKCLESRVAVLEVQNKKLIEELETLKDICSPKTD
- the CREM gene encoding cAMP-responsive element modulator isoform X21, whose product is MQKPIMAVTGDDTAATGDMPTYQIRAPTTALPQGVVMAASPGSLHSPQQLAEEATRKRELRLMKNREAAKECRRRKKEYVKCLESRVAVLEVQNKKLIEELETLKDICSPKTD
- the CREM gene encoding cAMP-responsive element modulator isoform X20; translation: MQKPIMAVTGDDTAATGDMPTYQIRAPTTALPQGVVMAASPGSLHSPQQLAEEATRKRELRLMKNREAARECRRKKKEYVKCLENRVAVLENQNKTLIEELKALKDLYCHKAE
- the CREM gene encoding cAMP-responsive element modulator isoform X18; translation: MQKPIMAVTGDDTDEETELAPSHMAAATGDMPTYQIRAPTTALPQGVVMAASPGSLHSPQQLAEEATRKRELRLMKNREAARECRRKKKEYVKCLENRVAVLENQNKTLIEELKALKDLYCHKAE
- the CREM gene encoding cAMP-responsive element modulator isoform X22, yielding MAAATGDMPTYQIRAPTTALPQGVVMAASPGSLHSPQQLAEEATRKRELRLMKNREAARECRRKKKEYVKCLENRVAVLENQNKTLIEELKALKDLYCHKAE
- the CREM gene encoding cAMP-responsive element modulator isoform X23 translates to MPTYQIRAPTTALPQGVVMAASPGSLHSPQQLAEEATRKRELRLMKNREAARECRRKKKEYVKCLENRVAVLENQNKTLIEELKALKDLYCHKAE